The following coding sequences lie in one Candidatus Planktophila sulfonica genomic window:
- the proB gene encoding glutamate 5-kinase yields MNREAITNAKRVVIKIGSSSLTGSAGSELDPHAVQKIVDLAFSLKKRGAEVVVVSSGAIAAGLSPLGLKVRPKDLATQQAAASVGQGLLIAQYSEKFKAHGVISSQVLLTTEDVVRRSHYANAQQTLTKLLSLGVVPVINENDTVGTQEIRFGDNDRLAALVALLIHADLLVLVSDIDALYDAPPSQAGAQPIRYVANMSDIESITLGGAGSAGVGSGGMVTKVEAARIATSAGIPMLLTSLHESGHAVDGEEVGTFFEAHTSKANSRLLWLAHASTPRGRLILDDGAVTAILERGVSLLPAGVTAVEGDFISGDTVELASKAGKVIARGLVAFDSEEIPQMLGRSTKELAASLGAEYERELVHRDDLVLL; encoded by the coding sequence GTGAACCGCGAGGCCATAACTAACGCTAAGCGCGTTGTTATCAAGATTGGCTCCTCATCGCTCACAGGTTCAGCTGGCTCTGAACTCGATCCACATGCAGTTCAAAAGATTGTTGATCTTGCCTTTTCACTCAAGAAGCGCGGCGCCGAAGTAGTCGTTGTTTCCTCAGGTGCCATCGCTGCAGGTCTTTCACCACTTGGACTCAAAGTTCGTCCCAAAGATTTAGCGACACAACAAGCTGCAGCATCTGTCGGCCAAGGTTTACTCATCGCGCAATACAGCGAGAAGTTCAAAGCCCATGGCGTCATCTCTTCACAGGTCTTGCTCACAACTGAAGATGTCGTGCGTCGTTCACATTACGCCAATGCTCAGCAGACTCTCACAAAACTTCTCTCACTCGGCGTAGTTCCAGTTATTAACGAAAACGACACTGTCGGAACTCAAGAGATCCGCTTTGGCGATAACGATCGCCTTGCTGCTCTTGTCGCACTTCTCATTCATGCTGATTTATTAGTTCTGGTCTCAGATATTGATGCGCTCTACGACGCACCTCCAAGCCAAGCAGGTGCGCAACCAATTCGCTATGTGGCAAATATGTCAGATATCGAATCAATCACTCTTGGCGGTGCAGGTTCAGCAGGCGTCGGCAGCGGGGGAATGGTTACCAAAGTTGAAGCTGCACGCATCGCAACAAGTGCGGGAATTCCAATGCTTCTTACTTCACTTCATGAATCTGGCCACGCTGTTGATGGCGAGGAAGTCGGTACTTTCTTCGAAGCGCATACTTCAAAAGCGAATTCACGACTTCTATGGCTGGCTCACGCATCAACTCCGCGTGGGCGTTTGATTCTCGACGATGGCGCAGTCACAGCAATTCTTGAACGCGGAGTCTCACTACTTCCTGCAGGCGTTACTGCAGTCGAAGGTGATTTCATTTCAGGCGATACTGTCGAATTAGCGTCTAAGGCTGGCAAAGTGATTGCGCGAGGCCTTGTTGCATTCGACTCCGAAGAAATCCCTCAGATGCTCGGACGTTCCACCAAAGAACTCGCTGCATCACTTGGCGCTGAATACGAGCGCGAACTCGTGCACCGCGACGACCTCGTTCTTCTTTAG